The genomic interval TTTCACCATTAGTTTTGATCCTATATAATTTTCAATGTCTGATTTATAAATTGTGAAATCGATATTGAAACGCTTATCGTATTCACTATCAAAATTACCAATTGAGACTTCAAAGCTATTGATGAAATATTTTATAGAATCCTCCAGAACCCTATTGTATAATCTAAAAGACAAATCTTTTGCTAATTGTCGTCTAAAAGCAGTATCATTCATTTGGCTATCCATTAATCCCAAAAGATTTAAATAGTATTTTTTACCATCATCCTCGCAAGTCAATTTATAATTAGGTTTATATTGATAATCAACTCTTAAAATTGATGCGTGATTATTATAAACCGAATTTAAACTATCAACAAAAAACTGTTCTTTTAATGTTTGTGGTCTTTCTTCACATTTGTCGAACATTGGTTTGGTTCCCATTTCGCATGCATATAATAGAAAAATCATAGACGCTGCTATTTTTAAATTCATTCTCATAACTATTCAAATATTAATTACCAGTCACTCACATTACAAGGTTTTTTAGTTTTAACATCTAAAGGTATACTTTTGCTGGCATCGCCATCCCAAAGGGTAGTAATCTTAATAAAAAACAAAAAATCCGTTGATCAATGACCAACGGATTTTTTACTATTTGAAGATTTATCCTTACTTCTTTTCGTTTTCACCTTCGTTTTCTTTCACTTCTTCGAAATCAACATCAGTTACTTCATCACCTGCATTTCCTTCAGCGTTACCACCTTGAGCTCCTTGATCTGCACCACCAGCGTTTGCTGCGTTGTACATTTCTTGAGAAGCTGCTTGGAAAGCTGTGTTTAAACGTTCCATTGCTGGTTCCAAGTTCGCCATGTTTTTTGCATCAAACTCCACTTTCAACGCTGCTAAAGCATCTTCGATTGGTTGTTTTTTGTCAGCAGGAATTTTATCTCCATACTCTTTCAACTGACGCTCAGTTTGGAAAATCAATGAATCCGCTTTATTCAAATTCTCTGCTTCTTCCATACGTTTTTTATCCGCATCTGCATTTGCTTCCGCTTCTGCTTTCATACGTTTGATTTCTTCGTCAGACAAACCTGAAGACCCTTCAATTTTAATTGATTGCTCTTTTCCAGTTCCTTTGTCTTTTGCAGAAATATGCATGATTCCGTTAGCATCTACATCGAATGTTACTTCAATTTGTGGCTCACCACGACGCGCTGGTGGAATATCTGTCAATGAGAAACGACCCAAAGTTTTGTTATCCGTTGCCATTGGACGTTCACCTTGCAATACGTGAATGTCTACTGCTGGTTGGTTATCTGCTGCTGTTGAGAAAGTCTCCGATTTTTTCGTTGGAATAGTTGTATTTGACTCAATCAATTTCGTGAAAACTCCACCCATTGTTTCAATACCCAAAGACAAAGGAATAACGTCTAATAACAAGACATCTTTCACCTCACCTGTTAATACACCACCTTGAATTGCTGCACCAACTGCTACAACCTCATCCGGGTTAACACCTTTTGAAGGCGCTTTTCCGAAGAAACGTTGAACTGCATCTTGAATGATCGGAATACGTGTTGATCCACCAACCAAAATAATTTCGTCGATATCACTTGTTGACAATCCAGCATTTTTAAGAGCAGAACGACATGGAGCGATAGTTCTTTCAACGATAGTTGCAATCAATTGCTCGAATTTTGAACGTTGTAAAGTTCTTACCAAGTGTTTTGGAATACCATTCACTGGCATAATGTATGGCAAGTTGATTTCAGAAGAAGTTGTAGAAGACAATTCTATTTTTGCTTTCTCAGCAGCTTCTTTCAAACGTTGTAATGCCATTGGATCTTGGCGTAAATCCAAACCTTCTTCTGATTTAAACTCTTCAGCTAACCAGTTAATGATTGCATCATCCACATCATCACCACCTAAGTGAGTATCACCATCTGTAGCCAATACTTCAAACACTCCATCACCTAATTCTAGGATAGAAACGTCATGCGTACCACCACCAAAGTCGAATACTGCAATTTTTTGGTCAATTCCTTTTTTATCTAAACCGTAAGCTAACGCTGCAGCTGTAGGCTCGTTGATAATACGTTTGATTGTTAAACCAGCGATTTCACCAGCTTCTTTCGTTGCTTGACGTTGCGCATCATTAAAGTATGCAGGAACAGTTACAACTGCTTCAGTTACTTCATGGCCCAAATAGTCTTCAGCAGTTTTCTTCATTTTTTGAAGAACCATTGCAGAAATTTCTTGTGGAGTATACATACGTCCGTCAATATCCACACGTGGAGTATTGTTATCGCCTTTTACTACTTTGTAAGGTACACGCCCAGTTTCCAATTTCACATCGTCAAAAGATGATCCCATGAAACGTTTGATCGAGTAAATTGTTTTTGTTGGGTTGGTAATCGCCTGACGTTTTGCAGGATCACCAACTTTTAGTTCACCACCGTCTACGAATGCTACAACAGATGGTGTTGTACGTTTACCTTCAGAATTTGCGATTACAACCGGCTCATTTCCTTCCATTACGGAAACACATGAGTTTGTTGTTCCTAAATCGATTCCAATTATTTTTCCCATTTTAATTTATTTTTCGTTTTTCGAATTTCCTTCCATAAGTCAAAGGTTGTGCCAGTGACTATTTGGATAAATTTCCTGTCAAAAATGTCAGTATTAAAACCTTGGAGCCAAAAATAACTGACGAACTTACCCAATCAAGACAATTATCCATGTCATTTTGTCACAAAACTTGCCATCTCGATTGTTATTAGGAAGCCAATTAGTCAATTCGCTAAATAGCGAACCATGATGGATTAATTTGAAGACTCTTTCTTTTTAAACACCAAATAATAAATCGGAATACCTGCAAGTATTAAGACAATACTTCCGAATGTATCCCAAAAAGTAAAAATAGTCAAGGAAACACAAATCACTGTTGCAAAAACCAAATACAAAAACGGAATAACTGGATAACCAAATGCTTTGTAAGGTCTCACTGCATCAGGCATGGTTCTTCTTAACTTGAATAAACCTAAAATCGTAACGATGTAAAAGATCATGGAACCAAAAGTCGCGAACTTGATTAAAATCCCATAAGAACCTGAAAAACACAATGCAATTGCCCAAAGGCTTTGGATCCACATAGCCCACGCAGGAACTCCAAATCGATTGATTCGACTTGCTTTTTGAAAAAACAATCCATCTTTCGACATGGCATAAAACAACCGAGATCCAGCCATAATGATTCCATTGTTACATCCAAAAGTGGAAATCATGATTAGGATTGCCATGAGGTAATTCGCTACATTTCCAAATAACATATATGCAGCTGAAGTCCCTACTCGATCTGAACTTGCAAATTGAATCCCAGTTGACTGAACTGCTTCTTTGGTGTACACAAAATCGCCTTCAAAAGGAGATCCATGAAGCGGAAGTAATCCCAAATAAGACACATTCGCCAAAATGTATAAAATGGTAACAATGAATGTTCCTAAGAACAAAGAACGCGGCAAATTCTTTTCAGGATTGCGAATATCTCCAGCAATAAATGTCACGTTATTCCATGCATCCGAAGAAAACAACGAATTGATAATCGTGGTAGAGAGTACAATCATTAACCCAACAGTTGAGAGATCAACGGCCGACAACCAAGAACCATCTTCTGCTTTTTTGATGGAACTAGCTTCCCACATGTTTTGAAAATTCTCGTCAAAAAAACCAGAGGAAAATCCAACGACTATTCCAGCAACAATTAAGACGGCCAATGCAATCAATTTGGAACTAGTGAAAACAGCCTGAATAATCTTTCCGTAGTTGATTCCACGAACATTTAACAAGGTTAGAATTAGAATCGTCCCAACTCCAACAAAATTGGCTCCGTTAATCTTAATCGAACCGTATTCTAGAATTGTTTGATCTACTAAAACAGGAAAGAAAACTCCTGCAAACTTTCCAAAAGCAACTGCCACAGCCGCAATAACTCCGGTTTGAATCACTGCAAAAGTCGTCCAGCCATATAAAAAAGCAGGTAATTTCCCCCAAGCTTCCCGAATGTAAACGAATTGTCCGCCAGCCTTTGGAAACATCGCTGCCAATTCACCGTAACTCAAAGCTCCAAAAAGAGTAATAACTCCCGTGATTAACCAAGTAAAAAGCAACCAGCCAGAACTTCCTAAATCACGCGACATTTCTGCCGAAACAATAAATATTCCTGAACCAATCATACTTCCCGCAACTAAGAAGGTTGCATCAAGTAGTCCGAGTGATTTTTTAGTGTTGTTTTCTTCCATTTGTAGTAATAAAAAAGTCCCGTCCACGATGTGGCAGACGAGACCTTAAATGCTTTAATTTATTCTTATTCTGGATTATCCATTTTATTTTCTCGTTCTTGTTCTTGATCGATTTTACTATTACGTTTACCGTATGTAAAATAAATCAAGAAGCCTACAAACATCCAAATTCCAGCAACAGTTAGTGTTGTTAAGTCTAATGCTACAATCATAAATGTACACACTAAAATTCCTAAAATAGGAACCAGTGGAACCAAAGGTGTTTTAAAGGGACGTTCCAAATTTGGGAATTTTTTACGCATGACAATAATACCTGCACAAACGATAACGAACGCGAATAAGGTTCCGAATGATGTTAAATCACCAGCGACACTTCCTGGGACAAACGCAGCAAATAACCCTACCAATACAAACAAAATAATATTTGATTTATAGGGTGTTTTAAATTTCGGGTGCAAATCAGAAAACACTTTAGGAATCAATCCATCTTTAGACATCGAATAAAACACACGAGATTGTCCCATCAACATCACTAAAATTACAGAAGAGAATCCTGCTAAAATTGCAATTGTGATACTTGTTGCCAACCAACCGTATCCAGGCATATATGTATTAACTGCATAAGCAACGGAAGCTTCTTTACCTGCTTTTTCATACTCTTCCCATGGAGCAACACCTGTAAGTACGTGAGCAAAAAGAATATAGAGAATTGTACAAATCACTAAGGATCCCAAAATTCCGATCGGCATATCCCGTTTCGGGTTTTTTGCTTCCTGAGCAGCCGTAGAAACGGCATCAAATCCAATAAATGCAAAGAATACAATTGCAGCACCACCAACAATACCTCCCCAACCATGTTGGAAAATACCTTCATGATTTTCAACTCCTTCAGGAATTAAATAAGGTGTATGATTAGCTGGATTAATAAATTGCCACCCTAAAAATATGAATACCAATACAATAGCAACTTTTAAGAA from Fluviicola taffensis DSM 16823 carries:
- a CDS encoding APC family permease — encoded protein: MEENNTKKSLGLLDATFLVAGSMIGSGIFIVSAEMSRDLGSSGWLLFTWLITGVITLFGALSYGELAAMFPKAGGQFVYIREAWGKLPAFLYGWTTFAVIQTGVIAAVAVAFGKFAGVFFPVLVDQTILEYGSIKINGANFVGVGTILILTLLNVRGINYGKIIQAVFTSSKLIALAVLIVAGIVVGFSSGFFDENFQNMWEASSIKKAEDGSWLSAVDLSTVGLMIVLSTTIINSLFSSDAWNNVTFIAGDIRNPEKNLPRSLFLGTFIVTILYILANVSYLGLLPLHGSPFEGDFVYTKEAVQSTGIQFASSDRVGTSAAYMLFGNVANYLMAILIMISTFGCNNGIIMAGSRLFYAMSKDGLFFQKASRINRFGVPAWAMWIQSLWAIALCFSGSYGILIKFATFGSMIFYIVTILGLFKLRRTMPDAVRPYKAFGYPVIPFLYLVFATVICVSLTIFTFWDTFGSIVLILAGIPIYYLVFKKKESSN
- a CDS encoding amino acid permease, yielding MSNIFKKKSISLLLKDAAANEGGLKKTLGVWSLIALGIGAIIGAGLFVRTAAAAGEAAGSGVTLSFALAAIGCAFAGLCYAEFASTIPIAGSAYTYSYATLGEIVAWIIGWALLMEYALGAATVSIAWSEYLNNLLGGAIPYEWCHSPFEHVNKLIGTENITLLTKELAMTAKNGVVILSDGELAKLAPEVKGLVQTTSGYLNAPALAILFLVTLLLIKGTQESAFINGIMVFLKVAIVLVFIFLGWQFINPANHTPYLIPEGVENHEGIFQHGWGGIVGGAAIVFFAFIGFDAVSTAAQEAKNPKRDMPIGILGSLVICTILYILFAHVLTGVAPWEEYEKAGKEASVAYAVNTYMPGYGWLATSITIAILAGFSSVILVMLMGQSRVFYSMSKDGLIPKVFSDLHPKFKTPYKSNIILFVLVGLFAAFVPGSVAGDLTSFGTLFAFVIVCAGIIVMRKKFPNLERPFKTPLVPLVPILGILVCTFMIVALDLTTLTVAGIWMFVGFLIYFTYGKRNSKIDQEQERENKMDNPE
- the dnaK gene encoding molecular chaperone DnaK, which gives rise to MGKIIGIDLGTTNSCVSVMEGNEPVVIANSEGKRTTPSVVAFVDGGELKVGDPAKRQAITNPTKTIYSIKRFMGSSFDDVKLETGRVPYKVVKGDNNTPRVDIDGRMYTPQEISAMVLQKMKKTAEDYLGHEVTEAVVTVPAYFNDAQRQATKEAGEIAGLTIKRIINEPTAAALAYGLDKKGIDQKIAVFDFGGGTHDVSILELGDGVFEVLATDGDTHLGGDDVDDAIINWLAEEFKSEEGLDLRQDPMALQRLKEAAEKAKIELSSTTSSEINLPYIMPVNGIPKHLVRTLQRSKFEQLIATIVERTIAPCRSALKNAGLSTSDIDEIILVGGSTRIPIIQDAVQRFFGKAPSKGVNPDEVVAVGAAIQGGVLTGEVKDVLLLDVIPLSLGIETMGGVFTKLIESNTTIPTKKSETFSTAADNQPAVDIHVLQGERPMATDNKTLGRFSLTDIPPARRGEPQIEVTFDVDANGIMHISAKDKGTGKEQSIKIEGSSGLSDEEIKRMKAEAEANADADKKRMEEAENLNKADSLIFQTERQLKEYGDKIPADKKQPIEDALAALKVEFDAKNMANLEPAMERLNTAFQAASQEMYNAANAGGADQGAQGGNAEGNAGDEVTDVDFEEVKENEGENEKK